In Solanum pennellii chromosome 3, SPENNV200, a single window of DNA contains:
- the LOC107015251 gene encoding cytochrome P450 71A4-like → MEFPWYSVVVPLFVFIFFLYNCLFTIFNTSNKKLPPSPRKLPIIGNLHQLGLHPHRSLHKLSEKYGPVMLLHFGNKPVIVASSVDAARDIMKTHDLVWSNRPKSSIADGLLYGSKGVAFSNYSEYWRQVRSVIVLHLLNNKRVQSFRDIREEEVSNMIDEIRKRCTTSSNSVIDMRDVLSCMTSNIISRVAIGRTYNEGESGIAVKALLEELLALLGTFNVGEYIPWLKWLNKINGLDNRVKKVAKDLDAFLDSVIEERVVRNKKAEKSTSEAKDFVDVLLEIQNGNETGFPLQRDSLKAILLDSFIAGVDSIYTTLEWIMIELLRNPRAMEKLQNDVRGLVQGKAEITEDDLGNMMYLKAVIKESLRLNPPFPIPVPRESMEDVKLLDYNIPAKTQVLVNIWAIGRDPLSWDEPEEYRPERFLNSDIDFRGLNFELIPFGAGRRGCPGIPFAIVIIELALARLVNEFNFALPQGMKKEDLDMSECTGISIRRKLPLLTVATPCSI, encoded by the exons atggaatttCCTTGGTATTCTGTTGTTGTTCCTctgtttgttttcatttttttcctttacaaCTGCTTATTTACCATTTTTAATACGAGTAACAAAAAATTACCACCATCTCCAAGAAAGCTCCCAATCATAGGAAATTTGCATCAACTTGGGTTGCATCCTCACCGTTCTCTCCATAAACTATCGGAAAAATATGGTCCAGTCATGCTACTTCACTTTGGCAACAAGCCAGTTATTGTTGCTTCCTCTGTTGATGCTGCTCGCGATATCATGAAAACTCATGATCTCGTATGGTCAAACAGACCAAAATCTAGCATCGCTGATGGACTCCTTTATGGATCCAAAGGTGTAGCCTTTAGTAATTATAGTGAATACTGGAGACAAGTTAGAAGTGTCATCGTGCTTCACCTTCTCAACAACAAAAGAGTCCAATCTTTTCGTGATATCAGAGAAGAAGAAGTATCAAACATGATTGATGAAATCAGGAAAAGGTGTACTACTTCTTCAAATTCAGTGATAGATATGAGAGATGTTTTAAGTTGTATGACTAGTAACATAATCAGTAGAGTGGCCATAGGAAGGACATACAATGAAGGGGAAAGTGGAATAGCTGTTAAGGCTCTATTAGAAGAACTTCTTGCACTTTTAGGTACTTTTAACGTTGGGGAGTATATTCCATGGCTTAAATGGCTCAATAAAATCAATGGTCTTGACAACAGAGTGAAGAAAGTAGCTAAAGATTTGGATGCATTTCTAGACAGCGTGATTGAGGAACGCGTGGTTAGAAACAAAAAAGCAGAAAAAAGTACGAGTGAAGCTAAAGATTTCGTTGATGTTTTGCTGGAAATTCAGAATGGAAACGAAACTGGCTTTCCGCTTCAAAGGGATTCATTGAAAGCTATTCTCTTG GACTCGTTTATTGCTGGTGTGGATTCAATATATACAACTTTAGAGTGGATAATGATAGAGCTCTTGAGGAATCCAAGAGCCATGGAGAAATTACAGAATGATGTGCGAGGATTAGTCCAAGGGAAAGCAGAGATAACAGAGGACGACTTAGGAAATATGATGTATCTCAAAGCAGTAATTAAAGAGAGTCTCAGGCTTAATCCACCGTTTCCAATACCAGTTCCTCGAGAATCAATGGAAGACGTAAAATTACTAGACTATAACATACCTGCTAAAACTCAAGTCCTTGTTAATATTTGGGCAATCGGAAGAGACCCATTATCATGGGATGAACCAGAGGAGTACCGGCCTGAGAGATTCTTGAATAGTGATATTGATTTCAGAGGACTAAACTTTGAGTTGATTCCGTTCGGAGCTGGCAGGAGGGGTTGCCCAGGAATTCCTTTTGCTATTGTGATAATTGAGCTAGCATTAGCAAGGCTTGTGAACGAATTTAATTTTGCATTACCACAAGGAATGAAAAAAGAGGATTTGGATATGAGTGAATGCACTGGCATCTCCATTCGCAGGAAATTGCCTTTACTAACAGTGGCAACTCCGTGCAGTATTTAg